A DNA window from Pogona vitticeps strain Pit_001003342236 chromosome 2, PviZW2.1, whole genome shotgun sequence contains the following coding sequences:
- the TMEM252 gene encoding transmembrane protein 252 produces MLKNLFSVLRILVLLFGFAIICLGAFCISTDASVCKCNSFPIAYLLLPFGFFSLLSGIFWSTYHEASKHKSLFHSIIQGSFRDRATHISTVDRPDFYPPSYEDSTDPEKQTFQLPVCPLERQKETYNIPPPLYTESSLEFIEEASAQEEQPPSYEISLQQQAAAHDLREEETLNAPVSQTNC; encoded by the exons ATGCTCAAGAACCTGTTCTCGGTTCTCCGTATTCTTGTGCTCTTATTTGGCTTTGCAATTATTTGCTTAGGAGCCTTTTGCATCTCTACAGATGCCTCTGTATGCAAATGCAACAGTTTCCCTATTGCATATCTCCTATTACCTTTTGgattcttctctctcctctccggGATCTTCTGGAGCACTTATCATGAGGCCAGCAAGCACAAAAGCTTATTCCATAGTATTATACAAGGAAGCTTCAGAGACCGAGCTACTCACATCAGTACTGTAGACAG gcCTGACTTTTATCCTCCATCATATGAAGACAGCACTGATCCTGAAAAGCAGACCTTCCAGCTGCCAGTCTGCCCACTGGAACGACAGAAGGAAACTTACAATATACCTCCACCTCTGTACACAGAGAGCAGCCTTGAATTCATTGAGGAAGCCAGCGCtcaggaagaacagcctcctTCCTATGAAATATCCCTGCAGCAGCAAGCTGCAGCACATGACCTAAGAGAGGAGGAGACTCTCAATGCGCCTGTGTCACAGACCAACTGCTAA